A genome region from Musa acuminata AAA Group cultivar baxijiao chromosome BXJ3-5, Cavendish_Baxijiao_AAA, whole genome shotgun sequence includes the following:
- the LOC103985157 gene encoding uncharacterized protein LOC103985157: MDSYHQPAMEKLSGFRVPKASFILLPMSLVAIIFIVVYPNDLRLQCLVTAGCQPWPQLSAAPEPALRLLLGVFTVPDAYARRSLVRHAYLLQRASLPADAAVDVRFVLCNLTKEEQRVLVAMEIMLYDDIIILDCAENVNDGKTYDYLSSLPRVLGAGRAYDYVVKTDDDTYYRLDRLAETLRRLPREDVYLGLRVPCWRKDEGSGFMSGMGYLLSWDLVEWIATSEVVRKKMKGPEDIMTGAWLNEAGRGRNRFDMNPRMYDYPEGPDTCFRHGFTPDTIAVHKLKDDLKWAKTLQYFNVTQGLRSSKLFHIH, translated from the coding sequence ATGGATTCTTACCATCAACCGGCCATGGAGAAGCTCTCCGGCTTCCGTGTACCGAAGGCTTCCTTCATCCTCCTCCCCATGTCTCTCGTAGCCATCATCTTCATCGTCGTCTACCCTAACGATCTCCGGTTGCAATGCCTCGTCACCGCCGGCTGCCAGCCCTGGCCTCAGCTCTCGGCCGCCCCCGAGCCTGCTCTCCGGCTGCTCCTCGGCGTCTTCACCGTTCCAGACGCCTACGCGCGCCGCAGCCTCGTCCGCCACGCCTACCTCCTACAGCGGGCGAGCCTCCCAGCCGACGCGGCCGTCGACGTACGGTTCGTCCTCTGCAACCTCACCAAGGAGGAGCAGAGGGTGCTGGTGGCCATGGAGATCATGCTCTACGACGACATCATCATCCTCGACTGCGCCGAGAACGTAAACGACGGCAAGACCTACGACTACCTCTCCAGCCTCCCGCGAGTCCTCGGCGCTGGCCGGGCCTACGACTACGTGGTAAAGACGGACGACGACACGTATTACCGGCTGGACAGGTTGGCGGAGACGCTGCGGCGGCTGCCGAGGGAGGACGTGTACCTGGGCCTCCGCGTGCCGTGCTGGCGCAAGGATGAGGGGTCGGGGTTCATGTCGGGGATGGGCTACCTGCTGTCGTGGGACCTGGTGGAGTGGATCGCGACGTCGGAGGtggtgaggaagaagatgaagggGCCGGAGGACATCATGACGGGGGCGTGGCTGAACGAGGCGGGCCGTGGGCGGAACAGGTTCGACATGAACCCCAGGATGTACGACTACCCGGAGGGGCCCGACACCTGCTTCCGCCATGGCTTCACCCCCGACACCATCGCCGTCCACAAGCTCAAGGACGACCTCAAGTGGGCCAAGACGCTGCAGTACTTCAACGTCACGCAAGGCTTGAGGAGCTCAAAGCTTTTCCACATCCACTGA